In the genome of Physeter macrocephalus isolate SW-GA chromosome 20, ASM283717v5, whole genome shotgun sequence, one region contains:
- the INTS10 gene encoding integrator complex subunit 10 isoform X3, producing MSAQGDCEFLVQRARELVQQDLWAAKAWLITARSLYPADFNIQYEMYTIERNAERTATAGRLLYDMFVNFPDQPVVWREISIITSALRNDSQDKQTQFLRSLFETLPGRVQCEMLLKVTEQCFNTLERSEMLLLLLRRFPETVVQHGVGLGEALLEAETIEEQESPVNCFRKLFVCDVLPLIINNHDVRLPANLLYKYLNKAAEFYINYVTRSTQIESQHQGGQETSDLMSPSKRSSQKYIIEGLTEKSSQIVDPWERLFKILNVVGMRCDWQTDKGRRSYGDILHRMKDLCRYMNNFDNEAHAKYKNQVVYSTMLVFFKNAFQYVNSIQPSLFQGPNAPSQVPLVLLEDISNVYGDVEIDRNKHIHKKRKLAEGREKTMQSSDDEDCSAKGRSRHIVVNKAELANSIEVLESFKLARESWELLYSLEFLDKEFTRICLAWKTDTWLWLRIFLNDVIIYQGQYKKAIASLHHLAALQGPLPQPQISGQGTLEHQRALIQLATCHFALGEYRMTCEKVLDLMCYMVLPIQDGGKSQEEPSKIKPKFRKGSDLKLLPCTSKAIMPYCLHLMLACFKLRAFTDSRDDMALGHVIVLLQQEWPRGETLFLKAVNKICQQGNFQYENFFNYVTNIDMLEEFAYLRTQEGGKIHLELLPNQGMLIKHHTVTRGITKGVKEDFRLAMERQVSRCGENLMLVLHRFCVNEKILLLQTLA from the exons ATGTCGGCCCAGGGTGACTGCGAGTTCCTGGTGCAGCGAGCCCGCGAGCTGGTGCAGCAGGACCTGTGGGCCGCCAAGGCTTGGCTGATCACGGCCCGCAGCCTCTACCCTGCCGACTTCAACATCCAG TATGAGATGTACACCATCGAGCGGAACGCGGAGCGGACGGCCACCGCCGGGAGGCTGCTCTACGACAT gtttgtGAATTTCCCAGATCAGCCCGTGGTGTGGAGAGAAATCAGCATTATTACATCAGCATTAAGAAACGATTCACAGGATAAACAAACCCAATTTTTAAGAA GTTTATTTGAAACTCTTCCTGGTCGGGTCCAGTGTGAAATGTTACTAAAGGTTACGGAACAATGCTTCAACACTTTGGAACGATCAGAAATGTTGCTTCTGCTTTTGAGACGATTCCCTGAAACGGTGGTACAGCATGGG GTTGGCCTTGGGGAGGCACTATTGGAGGCTGAAACTATTGAAGAGCAAGAATCTCCTGTTAACTGCTTTAGAAAATTATTTG TGTGTGATGTCCttcctctaataattaacaaCCATGATGTTCGGTTGCCCGCCAATTTGTTGTATAAGTACTTGAACAAAGCAGCTGAATTTTATATCAATTATGTCACTAGGTCTACTCAGATAGAGAGTCAGCATCAAG GTGGCCAAGAAACGTCTGATCTAATGTCACCGAGCAAACGTAGCTCTCAGAAGTACATAATAGAGGGGCTGACTGAAAAATCATCCCAGATCGTGGACCCTTGGGAGAGGTTGTTTAAGATTTTGAACGTGGTTGGAATGAGGTGTGACTGGCAGACGGATAAAGGAAGACG AAGCTATGGTGATATTTTGCATAGAATGAAGGATCTCTGCAGATACATGAACAACTTTGATAACGAAGCTCatgcaaaatataaaaaccaagTGGTTTATTCCACTATGTTGGTCTTCTTTAAGAATGCATTTCAATATGTCAACAGCATACAGCCATCTCTATTCCAAG GTCCTAATGCCCCTAGCCAAGTTCCACTGGTTCTTCTGGAGGACATATCAAATGTATACGGTGATGTAGAAATTGATCgcaataaacacatacataaaaagaggaaactagctgagggaagagaaaaaaccaTG CAGAGTTCGGACGATGAAGACTGTTCAGCAAAAGGAAGGAGTCGTCACATTGTTGTCAATAAGGCAGAACTTGCTAACTCGATCGAGGTGTTGGAAAGCTTTAAGCTGGCCAGAGAGAGCTGGGAGCTGCTCTATTCCCTGGAATTCCTTGACAAGG AATTTACAAGAATTTGTTTGGCGTGGAAGACGGATACTTGGCTTTGGTTGAGAATCTTCCTCAATGATGTGATCATCTATCAG GGTCAATATAAAAAGGCCATAGCCAGCCTGCACCACTTGGCAGCTCTCCAGGGACCACTTCCTCAGCCACAGATCTCGGGACAGGGGACCTTGGAGCATCAGAGGGCGCTCATTCAGCTGGCGACCTGCCACTTCGCCTTGGGGGAGTACAGA ATGACGTGTGAGAAGGTCCTTGATTTGATGTGCTACATGGTCCTCCCCATCCAGGACGGAGGCAAGTCACAGGAAGAACCCTCAAAAATAAAGCCCAAGTTTAGAAAAG GTTCAGATCTGAAGCTTCTGCCTTGTACCAGCAAGGCTATCATGCCCTATTGCCTGCACTTAATGTTAGCTTGTTTTAAG CTGAGAGCCTTCACAGACAGCAGAGACGACATGGCGCTGGGGCACGTGATCGTGCTGCTTCAGCAGGAGTGGCCGCGGGGAGAGACCCTTTTCTTGAAAGCCGTCAATAAGATTTGCCAGCAAGGAAACTTCCAATATGAGAATTTTTTCAATTATGTTACAA ATATCGACATGCTGGAGGAGTTCGCCTACCTGAGAACTCAGGAAGGTGGGAAGATCCATCTGGAACTACTGCCCAATCAAGGAATGCTGATCAA GCACCACACGGTCACCCGGGGCATCACCAAGGGCGTGAAGGAGGACTTCCGCCTGGCCATGGAGCGCCAGGTGTCCCGCTGTGGGGAGAACTTGATGCTGGTGCTGCACAGGTTCTGCGTCAACGAGAAGATCCTGCTGCTCCAGACTCTGGCCTGA
- the INTS10 gene encoding integrator complex subunit 10 isoform X2, which translates to MSAQGDCEFLVQRARELVQQDLWAAKAWLITARSLYPADFNIQYEMYTIERNAERTATAGRLLYDMFVNFPDQPVVWREISIITSALRNDSQDKQTQFLRSLFETLPGRVQCEMLLKVTEQCFNTLERSEMLLLLLRRFPETVVQHGVGLGEALLEAETIEEQESPVNCFRKLFVCDVLPLIINNHDVRLPANLLYKYLNKAAEFYINYVTRSTQIESQHQGGQETSDLMSPSKRSSQKYIIEGLTEKSSQIVDPWERLFKILNVVGMRCDWQTDKGRRSYGDILHRMKDLCRYMNNFDNEAHAKYKNQVVYSTMLVFFKNAFQYVNSIQPSLFQGPNAPSQVPLVLLEDISNVYGDVEIDRNKHIHKKRKLAEGREKTMSSDDEDCSAKGRSRHIVVNKAELANSIEVLESFKLARESWELLYSLEFLDKEFTRICLAWKTDTWLWLRIFLNDVIIYQGQYKKAIASLHHLAALQGPLPQPQISGQGTLEHQRALIQLATCHFALGEYRMTCEKVLDLMCYMVLPIQDGGKSQEEPSKIKPKFRKGSDLKLLPCTSKAIMPYCLHLMLACFKLRAFTDSRDDMALGHVIVLLQQEWPRGETLFLKAVNKICQQGNFQYENFFNYVTNIDMLEEFAYLRTQEGGKIHLELLPNQGMLIKPSSPPMGLLQQEFLPVLQPSIQTADRHHTVTRGITKGVKEDFRLAMERQVSRCGENLMLVLHRFCVNEKILLLQTLA; encoded by the exons ATGTCGGCCCAGGGTGACTGCGAGTTCCTGGTGCAGCGAGCCCGCGAGCTGGTGCAGCAGGACCTGTGGGCCGCCAAGGCTTGGCTGATCACGGCCCGCAGCCTCTACCCTGCCGACTTCAACATCCAG TATGAGATGTACACCATCGAGCGGAACGCGGAGCGGACGGCCACCGCCGGGAGGCTGCTCTACGACAT gtttgtGAATTTCCCAGATCAGCCCGTGGTGTGGAGAGAAATCAGCATTATTACATCAGCATTAAGAAACGATTCACAGGATAAACAAACCCAATTTTTAAGAA GTTTATTTGAAACTCTTCCTGGTCGGGTCCAGTGTGAAATGTTACTAAAGGTTACGGAACAATGCTTCAACACTTTGGAACGATCAGAAATGTTGCTTCTGCTTTTGAGACGATTCCCTGAAACGGTGGTACAGCATGGG GTTGGCCTTGGGGAGGCACTATTGGAGGCTGAAACTATTGAAGAGCAAGAATCTCCTGTTAACTGCTTTAGAAAATTATTTG TGTGTGATGTCCttcctctaataattaacaaCCATGATGTTCGGTTGCCCGCCAATTTGTTGTATAAGTACTTGAACAAAGCAGCTGAATTTTATATCAATTATGTCACTAGGTCTACTCAGATAGAGAGTCAGCATCAAG GTGGCCAAGAAACGTCTGATCTAATGTCACCGAGCAAACGTAGCTCTCAGAAGTACATAATAGAGGGGCTGACTGAAAAATCATCCCAGATCGTGGACCCTTGGGAGAGGTTGTTTAAGATTTTGAACGTGGTTGGAATGAGGTGTGACTGGCAGACGGATAAAGGAAGACG AAGCTATGGTGATATTTTGCATAGAATGAAGGATCTCTGCAGATACATGAACAACTTTGATAACGAAGCTCatgcaaaatataaaaaccaagTGGTTTATTCCACTATGTTGGTCTTCTTTAAGAATGCATTTCAATATGTCAACAGCATACAGCCATCTCTATTCCAAG GTCCTAATGCCCCTAGCCAAGTTCCACTGGTTCTTCTGGAGGACATATCAAATGTATACGGTGATGTAGAAATTGATCgcaataaacacatacataaaaagaggaaactagctgagggaagagaaaaaaccaTG AGTTCGGACGATGAAGACTGTTCAGCAAAAGGAAGGAGTCGTCACATTGTTGTCAATAAGGCAGAACTTGCTAACTCGATCGAGGTGTTGGAAAGCTTTAAGCTGGCCAGAGAGAGCTGGGAGCTGCTCTATTCCCTGGAATTCCTTGACAAGG AATTTACAAGAATTTGTTTGGCGTGGAAGACGGATACTTGGCTTTGGTTGAGAATCTTCCTCAATGATGTGATCATCTATCAG GGTCAATATAAAAAGGCCATAGCCAGCCTGCACCACTTGGCAGCTCTCCAGGGACCACTTCCTCAGCCACAGATCTCGGGACAGGGGACCTTGGAGCATCAGAGGGCGCTCATTCAGCTGGCGACCTGCCACTTCGCCTTGGGGGAGTACAGA ATGACGTGTGAGAAGGTCCTTGATTTGATGTGCTACATGGTCCTCCCCATCCAGGACGGAGGCAAGTCACAGGAAGAACCCTCAAAAATAAAGCCCAAGTTTAGAAAAG GTTCAGATCTGAAGCTTCTGCCTTGTACCAGCAAGGCTATCATGCCCTATTGCCTGCACTTAATGTTAGCTTGTTTTAAG CTGAGAGCCTTCACAGACAGCAGAGACGACATGGCGCTGGGGCACGTGATCGTGCTGCTTCAGCAGGAGTGGCCGCGGGGAGAGACCCTTTTCTTGAAAGCCGTCAATAAGATTTGCCAGCAAGGAAACTTCCAATATGAGAATTTTTTCAATTATGTTACAA ATATCGACATGCTGGAGGAGTTCGCCTACCTGAGAACTCAGGAAGGTGGGAAGATCCATCTGGAACTACTGCCCAATCAAGGAATGCTGATCAA GCCTTCTAGCCCTCCCATGGGGTTACTGCAGCAGGAATTCTTACCTGTGCTTCAGCCCAGCATACAGACTGCTGACAG GCACCACACGGTCACCCGGGGCATCACCAAGGGCGTGAAGGAGGACTTCCGCCTGGCCATGGAGCGCCAGGTGTCCCGCTGTGGGGAGAACTTGATGCTGGTGCTGCACAGGTTCTGCGTCAACGAGAAGATCCTGCTGCTCCAGACTCTGGCCTGA
- the INTS10 gene encoding integrator complex subunit 10 isoform X4 has translation MSAQGDCEFLVQRARELVQQDLWAAKAWLITARSLYPADFNIQYEMYTIERNAERTATAGRLLYDMFVNFPDQPVVWREISIITSALRNDSQDKQTQFLRSLFETLPGRVQCEMLLKVTEQCFNTLERSEMLLLLLRRFPETVVQHGVGLGEALLEAETIEEQESPVNCFRKLFVCDVLPLIINNHDVRLPANLLYKYLNKAAEFYINYVTRSTQIESQHQGGQETSDLMSPSKRSSQKYIIEGLTEKSSQIVDPWERLFKILNVVGMRCDWQTDKGRRSYGDILHRMKDLCRYMNNFDNEAHAKYKNQVVYSTMLVFFKNAFQYVNSIQPSLFQGPNAPSQVPLVLLEDISNVYGDVEIDRNKHIHKKRKLAEGREKTMSSDDEDCSAKGRSRHIVVNKAELANSIEVLESFKLARESWELLYSLEFLDKEFTRICLAWKTDTWLWLRIFLNDVIIYQGQYKKAIASLHHLAALQGPLPQPQISGQGTLEHQRALIQLATCHFALGEYRMTCEKVLDLMCYMVLPIQDGGKSQEEPSKIKPKFRKGSDLKLLPCTSKAIMPYCLHLMLACFKLRAFTDSRDDMALGHVIVLLQQEWPRGETLFLKAVNKICQQGNFQYENFFNYVTNIDMLEEFAYLRTQEGGKIHLELLPNQGMLIKHHTVTRGITKGVKEDFRLAMERQVSRCGENLMLVLHRFCVNEKILLLQTLA, from the exons ATGTCGGCCCAGGGTGACTGCGAGTTCCTGGTGCAGCGAGCCCGCGAGCTGGTGCAGCAGGACCTGTGGGCCGCCAAGGCTTGGCTGATCACGGCCCGCAGCCTCTACCCTGCCGACTTCAACATCCAG TATGAGATGTACACCATCGAGCGGAACGCGGAGCGGACGGCCACCGCCGGGAGGCTGCTCTACGACAT gtttgtGAATTTCCCAGATCAGCCCGTGGTGTGGAGAGAAATCAGCATTATTACATCAGCATTAAGAAACGATTCACAGGATAAACAAACCCAATTTTTAAGAA GTTTATTTGAAACTCTTCCTGGTCGGGTCCAGTGTGAAATGTTACTAAAGGTTACGGAACAATGCTTCAACACTTTGGAACGATCAGAAATGTTGCTTCTGCTTTTGAGACGATTCCCTGAAACGGTGGTACAGCATGGG GTTGGCCTTGGGGAGGCACTATTGGAGGCTGAAACTATTGAAGAGCAAGAATCTCCTGTTAACTGCTTTAGAAAATTATTTG TGTGTGATGTCCttcctctaataattaacaaCCATGATGTTCGGTTGCCCGCCAATTTGTTGTATAAGTACTTGAACAAAGCAGCTGAATTTTATATCAATTATGTCACTAGGTCTACTCAGATAGAGAGTCAGCATCAAG GTGGCCAAGAAACGTCTGATCTAATGTCACCGAGCAAACGTAGCTCTCAGAAGTACATAATAGAGGGGCTGACTGAAAAATCATCCCAGATCGTGGACCCTTGGGAGAGGTTGTTTAAGATTTTGAACGTGGTTGGAATGAGGTGTGACTGGCAGACGGATAAAGGAAGACG AAGCTATGGTGATATTTTGCATAGAATGAAGGATCTCTGCAGATACATGAACAACTTTGATAACGAAGCTCatgcaaaatataaaaaccaagTGGTTTATTCCACTATGTTGGTCTTCTTTAAGAATGCATTTCAATATGTCAACAGCATACAGCCATCTCTATTCCAAG GTCCTAATGCCCCTAGCCAAGTTCCACTGGTTCTTCTGGAGGACATATCAAATGTATACGGTGATGTAGAAATTGATCgcaataaacacatacataaaaagaggaaactagctgagggaagagaaaaaaccaTG AGTTCGGACGATGAAGACTGTTCAGCAAAAGGAAGGAGTCGTCACATTGTTGTCAATAAGGCAGAACTTGCTAACTCGATCGAGGTGTTGGAAAGCTTTAAGCTGGCCAGAGAGAGCTGGGAGCTGCTCTATTCCCTGGAATTCCTTGACAAGG AATTTACAAGAATTTGTTTGGCGTGGAAGACGGATACTTGGCTTTGGTTGAGAATCTTCCTCAATGATGTGATCATCTATCAG GGTCAATATAAAAAGGCCATAGCCAGCCTGCACCACTTGGCAGCTCTCCAGGGACCACTTCCTCAGCCACAGATCTCGGGACAGGGGACCTTGGAGCATCAGAGGGCGCTCATTCAGCTGGCGACCTGCCACTTCGCCTTGGGGGAGTACAGA ATGACGTGTGAGAAGGTCCTTGATTTGATGTGCTACATGGTCCTCCCCATCCAGGACGGAGGCAAGTCACAGGAAGAACCCTCAAAAATAAAGCCCAAGTTTAGAAAAG GTTCAGATCTGAAGCTTCTGCCTTGTACCAGCAAGGCTATCATGCCCTATTGCCTGCACTTAATGTTAGCTTGTTTTAAG CTGAGAGCCTTCACAGACAGCAGAGACGACATGGCGCTGGGGCACGTGATCGTGCTGCTTCAGCAGGAGTGGCCGCGGGGAGAGACCCTTTTCTTGAAAGCCGTCAATAAGATTTGCCAGCAAGGAAACTTCCAATATGAGAATTTTTTCAATTATGTTACAA ATATCGACATGCTGGAGGAGTTCGCCTACCTGAGAACTCAGGAAGGTGGGAAGATCCATCTGGAACTACTGCCCAATCAAGGAATGCTGATCAA GCACCACACGGTCACCCGGGGCATCACCAAGGGCGTGAAGGAGGACTTCCGCCTGGCCATGGAGCGCCAGGTGTCCCGCTGTGGGGAGAACTTGATGCTGGTGCTGCACAGGTTCTGCGTCAACGAGAAGATCCTGCTGCTCCAGACTCTGGCCTGA
- the INTS10 gene encoding integrator complex subunit 10 isoform X5, protein MSAQGDCEFLVQRARELVQQDLWAAKAWLITARSLYPADFNIQYEMYTIERNAERTATAGRLLYDMFVNFPDQPVVWREISIITSALRNDSQDKQTQFLRSLFETLPGRVQCEMLLKVTEQCFNTLERSEMLLLLLRRFPETVVQHGVGLGEALLEAETIEEQESPVNCFRKLFVCDVLPLIINNHDVRLPANLLYKYLNKAAEFYINYVTRSTQIESQHQGGQETSDLMSPSKRSSQKYIIEGLTEKSSQIVDPWERLFKILNVVGMRCDWQTDKGRRSYGDILHRMKDLCRYMNNFDNEAHAKYKNQVVYSTMLVFFKNAFQYVNSIQPSLFQGPNAPSQVPLVLLEDISNVYGDVEIDRNKHIHKKRKLAEGREKTMQSSDDEDCSAKGRSRHIVVNKAELANSIEVLESFKLARESWELLYSLEFLDKEFTRICLAWKTDTWLWLRIFLNDVIIYQGQYKKAIASLHHLAALQGPLPQPQISGQGTLEHQRALIQLATCHFALGEYRMTCEKVLDLMCYMVLPIQDGGKSQEEPSKIKPKFRKGSDLKLLPCTSKAIMPYCLHLMLACFKLRAFTDSRDDMALGHVIVLLQQEWPRGETLFLKAVNKICQQGNFQYENFFNYVTNIDMLEEFAYLRTQEGGKIHLELLPNQGMLIKF, encoded by the exons ATGTCGGCCCAGGGTGACTGCGAGTTCCTGGTGCAGCGAGCCCGCGAGCTGGTGCAGCAGGACCTGTGGGCCGCCAAGGCTTGGCTGATCACGGCCCGCAGCCTCTACCCTGCCGACTTCAACATCCAG TATGAGATGTACACCATCGAGCGGAACGCGGAGCGGACGGCCACCGCCGGGAGGCTGCTCTACGACAT gtttgtGAATTTCCCAGATCAGCCCGTGGTGTGGAGAGAAATCAGCATTATTACATCAGCATTAAGAAACGATTCACAGGATAAACAAACCCAATTTTTAAGAA GTTTATTTGAAACTCTTCCTGGTCGGGTCCAGTGTGAAATGTTACTAAAGGTTACGGAACAATGCTTCAACACTTTGGAACGATCAGAAATGTTGCTTCTGCTTTTGAGACGATTCCCTGAAACGGTGGTACAGCATGGG GTTGGCCTTGGGGAGGCACTATTGGAGGCTGAAACTATTGAAGAGCAAGAATCTCCTGTTAACTGCTTTAGAAAATTATTTG TGTGTGATGTCCttcctctaataattaacaaCCATGATGTTCGGTTGCCCGCCAATTTGTTGTATAAGTACTTGAACAAAGCAGCTGAATTTTATATCAATTATGTCACTAGGTCTACTCAGATAGAGAGTCAGCATCAAG GTGGCCAAGAAACGTCTGATCTAATGTCACCGAGCAAACGTAGCTCTCAGAAGTACATAATAGAGGGGCTGACTGAAAAATCATCCCAGATCGTGGACCCTTGGGAGAGGTTGTTTAAGATTTTGAACGTGGTTGGAATGAGGTGTGACTGGCAGACGGATAAAGGAAGACG AAGCTATGGTGATATTTTGCATAGAATGAAGGATCTCTGCAGATACATGAACAACTTTGATAACGAAGCTCatgcaaaatataaaaaccaagTGGTTTATTCCACTATGTTGGTCTTCTTTAAGAATGCATTTCAATATGTCAACAGCATACAGCCATCTCTATTCCAAG GTCCTAATGCCCCTAGCCAAGTTCCACTGGTTCTTCTGGAGGACATATCAAATGTATACGGTGATGTAGAAATTGATCgcaataaacacatacataaaaagaggaaactagctgagggaagagaaaaaaccaTG CAGAGTTCGGACGATGAAGACTGTTCAGCAAAAGGAAGGAGTCGTCACATTGTTGTCAATAAGGCAGAACTTGCTAACTCGATCGAGGTGTTGGAAAGCTTTAAGCTGGCCAGAGAGAGCTGGGAGCTGCTCTATTCCCTGGAATTCCTTGACAAGG AATTTACAAGAATTTGTTTGGCGTGGAAGACGGATACTTGGCTTTGGTTGAGAATCTTCCTCAATGATGTGATCATCTATCAG GGTCAATATAAAAAGGCCATAGCCAGCCTGCACCACTTGGCAGCTCTCCAGGGACCACTTCCTCAGCCACAGATCTCGGGACAGGGGACCTTGGAGCATCAGAGGGCGCTCATTCAGCTGGCGACCTGCCACTTCGCCTTGGGGGAGTACAGA ATGACGTGTGAGAAGGTCCTTGATTTGATGTGCTACATGGTCCTCCCCATCCAGGACGGAGGCAAGTCACAGGAAGAACCCTCAAAAATAAAGCCCAAGTTTAGAAAAG GTTCAGATCTGAAGCTTCTGCCTTGTACCAGCAAGGCTATCATGCCCTATTGCCTGCACTTAATGTTAGCTTGTTTTAAG CTGAGAGCCTTCACAGACAGCAGAGACGACATGGCGCTGGGGCACGTGATCGTGCTGCTTCAGCAGGAGTGGCCGCGGGGAGAGACCCTTTTCTTGAAAGCCGTCAATAAGATTTGCCAGCAAGGAAACTTCCAATATGAGAATTTTTTCAATTATGTTACAA ATATCGACATGCTGGAGGAGTTCGCCTACCTGAGAACTCAGGAAGGTGGGAAGATCCATCTGGAACTACTGCCCAATCAAGGAATGCTGATCAA ATTCTGA
- the INTS10 gene encoding integrator complex subunit 10 isoform X1: MSAQGDCEFLVQRARELVQQDLWAAKAWLITARSLYPADFNIQYEMYTIERNAERTATAGRLLYDMFVNFPDQPVVWREISIITSALRNDSQDKQTQFLRSLFETLPGRVQCEMLLKVTEQCFNTLERSEMLLLLLRRFPETVVQHGVGLGEALLEAETIEEQESPVNCFRKLFVCDVLPLIINNHDVRLPANLLYKYLNKAAEFYINYVTRSTQIESQHQGGQETSDLMSPSKRSSQKYIIEGLTEKSSQIVDPWERLFKILNVVGMRCDWQTDKGRRSYGDILHRMKDLCRYMNNFDNEAHAKYKNQVVYSTMLVFFKNAFQYVNSIQPSLFQGPNAPSQVPLVLLEDISNVYGDVEIDRNKHIHKKRKLAEGREKTMQSSDDEDCSAKGRSRHIVVNKAELANSIEVLESFKLARESWELLYSLEFLDKEFTRICLAWKTDTWLWLRIFLNDVIIYQGQYKKAIASLHHLAALQGPLPQPQISGQGTLEHQRALIQLATCHFALGEYRMTCEKVLDLMCYMVLPIQDGGKSQEEPSKIKPKFRKGSDLKLLPCTSKAIMPYCLHLMLACFKLRAFTDSRDDMALGHVIVLLQQEWPRGETLFLKAVNKICQQGNFQYENFFNYVTNIDMLEEFAYLRTQEGGKIHLELLPNQGMLIKPSSPPMGLLQQEFLPVLQPSIQTADRHHTVTRGITKGVKEDFRLAMERQVSRCGENLMLVLHRFCVNEKILLLQTLA; this comes from the exons ATGTCGGCCCAGGGTGACTGCGAGTTCCTGGTGCAGCGAGCCCGCGAGCTGGTGCAGCAGGACCTGTGGGCCGCCAAGGCTTGGCTGATCACGGCCCGCAGCCTCTACCCTGCCGACTTCAACATCCAG TATGAGATGTACACCATCGAGCGGAACGCGGAGCGGACGGCCACCGCCGGGAGGCTGCTCTACGACAT gtttgtGAATTTCCCAGATCAGCCCGTGGTGTGGAGAGAAATCAGCATTATTACATCAGCATTAAGAAACGATTCACAGGATAAACAAACCCAATTTTTAAGAA GTTTATTTGAAACTCTTCCTGGTCGGGTCCAGTGTGAAATGTTACTAAAGGTTACGGAACAATGCTTCAACACTTTGGAACGATCAGAAATGTTGCTTCTGCTTTTGAGACGATTCCCTGAAACGGTGGTACAGCATGGG GTTGGCCTTGGGGAGGCACTATTGGAGGCTGAAACTATTGAAGAGCAAGAATCTCCTGTTAACTGCTTTAGAAAATTATTTG TGTGTGATGTCCttcctctaataattaacaaCCATGATGTTCGGTTGCCCGCCAATTTGTTGTATAAGTACTTGAACAAAGCAGCTGAATTTTATATCAATTATGTCACTAGGTCTACTCAGATAGAGAGTCAGCATCAAG GTGGCCAAGAAACGTCTGATCTAATGTCACCGAGCAAACGTAGCTCTCAGAAGTACATAATAGAGGGGCTGACTGAAAAATCATCCCAGATCGTGGACCCTTGGGAGAGGTTGTTTAAGATTTTGAACGTGGTTGGAATGAGGTGTGACTGGCAGACGGATAAAGGAAGACG AAGCTATGGTGATATTTTGCATAGAATGAAGGATCTCTGCAGATACATGAACAACTTTGATAACGAAGCTCatgcaaaatataaaaaccaagTGGTTTATTCCACTATGTTGGTCTTCTTTAAGAATGCATTTCAATATGTCAACAGCATACAGCCATCTCTATTCCAAG GTCCTAATGCCCCTAGCCAAGTTCCACTGGTTCTTCTGGAGGACATATCAAATGTATACGGTGATGTAGAAATTGATCgcaataaacacatacataaaaagaggaaactagctgagggaagagaaaaaaccaTG CAGAGTTCGGACGATGAAGACTGTTCAGCAAAAGGAAGGAGTCGTCACATTGTTGTCAATAAGGCAGAACTTGCTAACTCGATCGAGGTGTTGGAAAGCTTTAAGCTGGCCAGAGAGAGCTGGGAGCTGCTCTATTCCCTGGAATTCCTTGACAAGG AATTTACAAGAATTTGTTTGGCGTGGAAGACGGATACTTGGCTTTGGTTGAGAATCTTCCTCAATGATGTGATCATCTATCAG GGTCAATATAAAAAGGCCATAGCCAGCCTGCACCACTTGGCAGCTCTCCAGGGACCACTTCCTCAGCCACAGATCTCGGGACAGGGGACCTTGGAGCATCAGAGGGCGCTCATTCAGCTGGCGACCTGCCACTTCGCCTTGGGGGAGTACAGA ATGACGTGTGAGAAGGTCCTTGATTTGATGTGCTACATGGTCCTCCCCATCCAGGACGGAGGCAAGTCACAGGAAGAACCCTCAAAAATAAAGCCCAAGTTTAGAAAAG GTTCAGATCTGAAGCTTCTGCCTTGTACCAGCAAGGCTATCATGCCCTATTGCCTGCACTTAATGTTAGCTTGTTTTAAG CTGAGAGCCTTCACAGACAGCAGAGACGACATGGCGCTGGGGCACGTGATCGTGCTGCTTCAGCAGGAGTGGCCGCGGGGAGAGACCCTTTTCTTGAAAGCCGTCAATAAGATTTGCCAGCAAGGAAACTTCCAATATGAGAATTTTTTCAATTATGTTACAA ATATCGACATGCTGGAGGAGTTCGCCTACCTGAGAACTCAGGAAGGTGGGAAGATCCATCTGGAACTACTGCCCAATCAAGGAATGCTGATCAA GCCTTCTAGCCCTCCCATGGGGTTACTGCAGCAGGAATTCTTACCTGTGCTTCAGCCCAGCATACAGACTGCTGACAG GCACCACACGGTCACCCGGGGCATCACCAAGGGCGTGAAGGAGGACTTCCGCCTGGCCATGGAGCGCCAGGTGTCCCGCTGTGGGGAGAACTTGATGCTGGTGCTGCACAGGTTCTGCGTCAACGAGAAGATCCTGCTGCTCCAGACTCTGGCCTGA